The segment TCGTAGAGCGAACGATTTTGATGACGTTGATTTTGGAATCGCCGAATCCAGTCAGGATAACGTCGAATTCGTCTTTTTCAGCAGCAGCTTCGCCGCCACCGTCTCCGCCACCTGGAGCAGCCATCATGACTCCACCACCAGCAGCAGGTTTGATACCGTGTTCGTTTTCAAGATAATCTGACAAGCTTTTCGCTTGCAGCAAAGTCAAACCAACGATCTGATCGCCCAGAGATTTGATCGAGTCGTCGTATTCAACAGTTGTTTCTTCGGCCGTAGACATTCTAAATTTCCTTTCGCAAAACCTGGCAAGACTGCTTGCCTCAATTGTTTTTTATGTATTGCTGTAAAAGTGTTGATGTAATCAGGTCGGACATAAACGGAATGCTTATCCGACCGTAGCAACAAGAGGAACTTATTCCTCTTCTTCTGATTTCGATTTGATCTGGCTGCCAAGGGCAGAACCTGGTCCCAGCAAAGCGGCGGATATTTGAGCACCCGGACTAAGAAGAAGACCCGAGATAGTCGAAAGAATTTCCTCACGACTTGGACTCTTACTCAAGGCTTCGACACCGGCAGTATCAAGGGTTTCCCCCTCAACTGTTCCACCGAGAATGTCGAGTTCCTTTAACTCTTTACCCCATTTCGCGATCTCTTTTGACAGGGCAACGATATCTTCGCCACCCCAGATCAATGTTGAGGAACCATTCAATACTTCACCAAGTCCTGTAATCCCTTTTCTTTCCAGGGCTACTCGGGCCAGTGAGTTTTTGACGGACAGGGCTTCAATATCCTTACCCTGCAGCGCCAAGCGCCATTTATTCGTTGTGATCGCATCCAATCGGGACACGTCCACGACGAGCATATCGCTGTGACCATCGATGCGACCTTGAATCTCATCGATAATCATGCCTTTGACACGTTTACTCATTGTTCGATACTCGCAATTTAACTGTCTGGATTCTTGATAGGTAACTGACTGAACCCACCGTGACGGGATTCACTCACCGATCACTAAGAGTTATACAGAAACCTGAATTCCAGGTGACTTGGAAGCAGACAGAGCCACGTTTCTCACGTAGACCCCTTTAGCAGCAGTCGGCCGAAGCTGATTGATGAATTCAAGCAATGCCGATGCGTTATCTCGAAGCTGATCGTTGGAGAAAGAAATCTTTCCGATCACGCAATGCACGTTGCCGGCATTGTCACAACGAAACTCCACTTTTCCTGCTTTGTAGTCTTTAACTGTCGTAGCCACGTCTGTGGTAACGGTTCCCGCTCGGGGTGAAGGCATCAGGCCTCGTGGACCCAAAACCCGTCCGAGTGGACCAACCAGGCCCATCATGTCCGGTGTGGCAATCGCGACGTCAAATCCGGTCCAGCCATCTTTGACTTTGTCAGCCAAATCTTTGGCCCCAACAAAATCAGCTCCAGCCTCTTCCGCCGCTGCGGCATTATCGCCCTGAGCGAAGACAAGGACCGTCTGGGTTTTCCCGATACCGTGCGGCAACACGATAGATCCACGGACGATTTGATCAGCCTGGCGAGGATCAACTCCCAGACGAACCGCCATCTGGACGGTCTGATCGTAGCGACAGGGTTTAATCGTATTTGGAAGCGATTCTTCCAACCCTTTTAAACAGTCAACTGCACCGGACAGATTAAGCGAACCCGCTTTATCCACCTGTTCGGCGAGATATTTCATACGTTTAGATTTAGCAGCCATTCGTTTTCCAATACTTACGTGGTGATAACGAGACAGACTCTCCCACATTGCCAACAGCGATTCCCGCTACTTGGCAACTTCCAGTCCCATACTGCGGGCTGTTCCCTCAATAATCTTCGAGGCTTGTTCGAGACTTCCAGCGTTCAGGTCTTCGTATTTGGTTTTCGCAATTTCGAGAACCTGCTCTTTAGTAACCGTTCCCACTTTTGTGTCTTTGGGACTACCGGAACCTTTAGCGATTTTCGCAGCCTGCTTAAGCAGAACTGCAGCCGGCGGGCTTTTGATCACGAATGTGAAAGAACGATCGTTAAATACGGTGATCACAGTCGGGCAGATCATACCATTCAATTCACGAGTCTGATCATTGAACTGCTGTACGAACTGGCCGATGTTCACCCCGTGCGGCCCAAGTGCCGTACCCACGGGAGGTGCGGGAGTGGCTTGTCCACCGGGAACTTGAACTTTGATCTCTGTAACAACCTGTTTAGCCATCGATATTACCGTTTACTTGTAAATTTCTGATTTATGCTACAAAAGTCGACCGAAGTCGAATTTCATCTTTATTAATCCGCACGTTCAACCTGCGGCTCATTTAAACAGATATAAATTGTGCTCCGGAGAATATCCGGATGAGCCTGTCAAGGGAAGGAGTACGCTGTTTTTTTGCTTATACTTTTTCGAGTTGCCAGTATTCCAGCTCGACAGAAGTCGATCGACCGAAGATTTCGATCAAAACGGTGATTTTACCGCTCGCTTCATCAATACTGTCAATGACTCCTTCGAAGTTCTGGAATGAACCTTCATTCACTTTCACCGTCTCACTTGGGGTGAAGCCAATCTCCAATTTGGCCGGTTCAAGCTCTTTATCCTCTTCGCGACCCATCATCCGGTCAATTTCTTCCTGCTGCATTGGCATTGGCTTGCCAGCGGCACCGGTGAAATCGCCCACTCCATTTGTATCGCGGATCAAGTACCAGGTATCATCCGTCAGAGTCATGTTAACCATGATGTAACCCGGATAGAGCTTTCGCTCCGTGATTTTTTTCTTACCGTTCTTGGTCTCTGCAACCTTTTCCGTTGGAACTACAATCTCGCCGAAGAATTCCTGCAGGTCTTCCCGCTTAATTCGCTTCAGCAATGCCTCTCTGATCGATTTTTCCCGGTTACTCTGAACCTTCAGAACGTACCATAACATCTTTTCCTGACCGGAAGATGTTGCCTCGTCTGAAGTGTTTTGTTCGTCCATTACCAGCCCCTGAGCCTGGGAAAGATCACCCGTGCGACCTACGCACAGAGTGATAATCACAAAAAAGGAAAACTTGTATGATGCATCGCCACAGGCAATATACCCACGGCAACATTGAGACCGACGTTTTCGTGTAGGCTTTAAACACCCTAAGCCAATTTAAGAACAATCGTTCCTAAACAGCCGAGCCGTAAACCAGACTAACGAACACCTAACGCCGTCAATACCCACTGCCAGAAGAGGTCACACACGAGCAGAAATGCCGCCAACAGAACCATTGTGACAATCACAACAACTGTTGATCGTTTAAGTTCTTCCCGACCGGGCCAGCTTACCTTGGCCATTTCCGCCTCGACTGCAATAAGAAAATCTGCAAATCGAGGATATTGAGTCAAACGAAAGCCGAACCAAGCAATAGGGACCAACAACCCGAACGCCAATGCCGCCTGCATTGACTCAGTCCAGTCATTTGGTGTCAGCTGCTTTGACGCAACCCAAGCCCCAGCGAACAGAATCAGAACGACTGACCAACTTGTGATCAGGCGAGTCCATCGACCCTGATTGCGTTTATATTGACCGAACCCAACCAGGCTGGACATTAAGTTGACGTTTTTTTCAGCTCTTGACATCGATCTCACTCAACCCCAAATCCGGCCGGAGCCAGTCAGATTGCTAACAGTTTCCGTTCTCATAGCCGTTCAACAGGTGAAACACGGGCGGAGGGACTTGAACCCCCAACCGCCGGATTTGGAATCCGGTGCTCTGCCAATTGAGCTACACCCGTAATTGCAGCGCATTCCCTGGAGAACACCCTGCTCCGATTATTTCTTACGAGATTCCTTGTGCAATGTATGTTTGCGCAATCTCGGACAATATTTCATCAGCTCCAAACGCTCGGTTCCCCGAGTCTCTTTGGAAACACGATAATTCCGCATGCCACTCTCAGTACATTCCAGCCAGACATATTCGCGGGCCATTAGTCATCTCGCTTATTTATTACTTGATCTTTGTATTTTAAAATCCTGGAGCCCAAACCCAAAGCGACCTGCCATACCCATTGAAACACAAGAGATATGGGCCCGCCAAAGGTACAGACAAGAATAGCCGATTGCCACAACTCGGCGGCAATCGGCGATTCCATGTTCCTGTCAACTACTCGACGATTTTCGTTACAACGCCGGAACCGACGGTACGACCACCTTCACGAATAGCGAAGCGACTTCCCTGAACCAGAGCAACTGGTTTTCCAAGCTCAACTTCAACTTTGACGTTGTCACCAGGCATACACATCTCGACGTTGTCGAGCAGATTCGTGGAGCCAGTCACGTCCGTAGTACGGAAGTAGAACTGAGGACGGTAACCAGAGAAGAATGGAGTGTGACGTCCACCTTCATCTTTACTCAGGACGTAAACTTCACCCTCGAACTTAGTGTGAGGAGTGATGGAACCGGGCTTAGCCAGAACCTGGCCACGCTCAACATCTTCTTTTTTAGTTCCACGAAGCAGGACACCGACGTTGTCGCCAGCCATTCCCTGATTCAAAGTTTTGTTGAACATTTCAACACCGGTACAGGTCGTTTCAGCAGTGTCTTTCAGCCCGATGATATGAATCTTGTCACCAACGGTACAGACACCCTGCTCAATACGACCCGTAACCACGGTTCCACGACCAGCGATCGAGAAGACGTCTTCAACAGCCATCAGGAATGGCTTGTCCGCTTCACGAGCAGGCTCAGGAATGTCAGAGTCCAATGCAGCCACCAATTCGGTGATGCAGTTGCTGAACTCGTCTTTATCGGGATTATCCAGAGCACCTTTGGCGTTTCCACGCACAATGGTGATGTCGTCGCCGGGGAAGTCGTACTTGTTCAACAGGTCGCGTACTTCCATTTCAACCAACTCAAGCAACTCTTCGTCGTCGACGAGGTCACATTTGTTGAGGAAGACGACCAACTGAGGGACGTTCACCTGACGAGCGAGCAGGATATGCTCACGAGTCTGAGGCATGGGGCCGTCAGCAGCAGAAACGACAAGAATCGCTCCGTCCATCTGGGCAGCACCAGTAATCATGTTCTTGACGTAGTCAGCGTGGCCCGGACAATCGATGTGGGCATAGTGACGGGTCGGCGATTCGTATTCAACGTGGCTCACAGCGATCGTCACAGTTTTCGTTTCATCTCGAACGGTACCCCCCTTAGCGATATCGGCATAACTTTTGAAGTTAGCCAGGCCTTTGGCAGCCTGAACCGATAGAAGAGCAGCAGTTAGAGTGGTTTTACCGTGGTCAATGTGGCCAATAGTACCAACGTTAACGTGTGGCTTAGTTCGCTCAAAAACTTCCTTAGCCATTTCTGATAGGTCTCCCTGTGACACTGTAATAGCAAGTACCTGAAATGGCACTCACCGAACGAGTTAAAGTAACTTCGCGCCTCTCAGGGAAGGAATATACAACCCCTAATCCCAGGCCAGACAAGAAAGACAGGCAAAAGCTGCTGAAGGGACTTGAACCCTTGACCTCGTCCTTACCAAGGACGCGCTCTACCGACTGAGCTACAGCAGCAACGAAAGAAACCTGCATACCTGCCTGATGATGATTACCGCGAAGCGAGGACACTTCTGCCTCCAATAACCCCGAAAACAAGTTCCGAGAGAATACCAGAGGGCTAAAATGTTGATCTCACCAGCAGAATCAGACCCGTGTGTGGGGACCCACCATCAAGACGTAACAAAGAGCGGGTGAAGGGAATCGAACCCTCACAACCAGCTTGGAAGGCTGGGGCTCTACCATTGAGCTACACCCGCATCGAACTGAACGAGACATACCGACAGGCAGTCGCCCCGACCCAGACTATCATGCATTCAGCAATTACAACAACCTTCACGAGCCCGGAAATAAGCCAGACTCGCAGAACCGGACGAACTCTCAACCCTTCCGACCACCCAGAAGACCGCTACAGACCCATCTCAACAGAGAGACGTGGCCTCCAGTAACGGAGATCGAGCACGCGAGAAAAAGAGAGCCGCATAAAGGAGTGGGGGAAGCAGGATTCGAACCTGCGAAGGCTGAGCCACCAGATTTACAGTCTGGCCCCTTTGGCCGCTCGGGTATTCCCCCCCGATTTTCGCTCCCAGTGACGTACAACTTTTGGACGCACCGACAGCAAACCTGTTACCCTCCACAAAATAACCCTCAAAGCCCACCCTTCAAGCCAAAGCCAGAAGAATACGGCAGATGTACAGAATTACTTAAACAGAGAGTTGTGCAGATGTTGCAGCCAAAGTCGGCAGATGAACATCTTCACAATGGAGCTAGCGGAGGGACTCGAACCCACAACCACCGGTTTACAAAACCGGAGCTCTGCCAATTGAGCTACGCTAGCAGATTTGTTGCTGCTGAGCTGCAAGCTGCTCACTATAGCGTTCCAAACAGACCTTGCAAGCGTTCCTCACCCCGAAAAAAGAAGTGAGAAACATTTTTCCACAGCAAACTGAGTAGTATAGAGGTCGCCCGGCAGCGCCAGGTTCGCTCGATTTCCCATGGTTGAACCCCATTCCGAGGAACAAGTCAGCCCCGGAAGCCGATTCGGAACTCAAATTGAGTACCTGATTGGACTTCTGCTGGAAAATCGGTGGGGGAATCTAATGTATTTGCCCATACAGGATCAACCCGAGTGCGTTCTCATTTCCAATAGTTTGCTCAATTCGTGAAACAACCATCCCCAAAACAACCCATTCCCAGGTTCTGTCAGCCAGATTCCTGCCATCGCTGGGTGTGTAAAACAAATAAAAAAACGCTGACCACCAGATTGATGGTCAACGTTTTCTATTTTCATCATAACTTTGCTGAGTGACCTACTTGTCACGTATCTATGTTCACGATTCATTTACAGTGAATCGTTAACATCACTCAGAAAATTATGGGCCTAGCTTCGATTACCCGAGGAGAGCCAGTACCTGTGAAGGTGTCTGGTTCGCGATGGACAATACCGAAGTACCGGCCTGACTCAGAATCTGAGCTCTTGTCAGGTTGGCAGTTTCGATGGCGAAGTCAGCATCGACGATACTCGAACGAGCTTCGGTAATGTTCTCCAAGGCTACAGAAAGCGTCGAGATGTTGGTCTCGATCACGTTCTTCTGAAGAGCACCGATACGACCACGAAGCGTGTTCACGCGGGAAATTGCTTCGTCAACGATGTCGACGAGGGTTGAACCAGGAACGGAAGGACCGACGTCGAGCAAGCTCTTACCGGCACCTGAACCAAGTTCGTACAGTTTACCCGAAGAACCACCCAGTCGAGCCGTGTTGATTGCATCGATACCGATACCGATCTGACCCTGTGAAGAAACTTCCTGACCGATCTGGAAGAGTGAACCCCCACCGGTGATCGTGATTGTCGAGGAGGTGGCTGTCGAGTTGCTACCTTCAGCCAATGTCAACGAGACGTCCAGGTTGGCCGTTTTCACAGAGGCTTTCAAACCGTTGGTTTGAGCTGTCTGACCGTTGATCGTCACTCCAATATCGACACCCGAGTCACGAGTCGCCACGGTGGTGTCGTCATTCAGAGTTGTGGAAAAAGTACCATCCAGAACATTGATGTCCACAAATTCGTTGGACCCATATTCGGAACTGGTGAACGTCAGTGACGAGTTTACACCATCAGAAACGGTACCAGCAGCTGCTGCTGCCAAAGTGTCGGTTCCGTTTCCATTATCAACGGCGGAAATCAGAGCATTCACAGTCTCATTGCCGTTAATGAAGGCTTCAACATCGTCAGCAGTCGAAGTAATCGTTCCGTCACCGTTGGTGGCGAGGTTAATTACGATCGTTTCCTGACCGTTCGCTTCAGTGGTGACAGTTGCACTCAGAGCCTGGTTGTTTCCGCTTGGATCAGCCAGTTGCACGGAGATCGCATTGGTAAACAACGCCTGACCGGAAGCTGAACCACGAGCATCTGTGAAGACGAGTCCGGCATCCTGCTGATCAACACCGTCACCCACCTGAGTAGAGGCGATTGCTTCAACGAGACCGGTTCCATCGTTACCAGCAGTATCAGCCACTGAAACTAAGGCATTCGCAGTAGCGTTTCCGCTAATAAGAGCGCTGACGTCATCCGCAGTCGAGGTAATCGTACCGTTGCCGTTTGTTGCCAGGTTGACAGTGATGTCATTACCTGAGATTGATAGACTTAACGACTGACTATTTGCCGAAGGGTCAGAGAAGGTGACACTGATTTTGTTTGTGAAATCACCCTGAGTTCCCGTTGCCCGAGCGTCAGTGAAGGTCAAATCATTATTCGCACCCGTGGAAACCAAATCGACTGTTCCAGCAACTGTTGCGATCTGCGTATTCACGGTCAACGTTCCGACAGAACCGTTGGTCGCTGTGGCAGTCACACCCGTTACACCAG is part of the Polystyrenella longa genome and harbors:
- the rplL gene encoding 50S ribosomal protein L7/L12; protein product: MSTAEETTVEYDDSIKSLGDQIVGLTLLQAKSLSDYLENEHGIKPAAGGGVMMAAPGGGDGGGEAAAEKDEFDVILTGFGDSKINVIKIVRSTTGLGLKEAKDLVESAPKPLKEAVSKEDGEKLVKEVEAAGGTAELK
- the rplJ gene encoding 50S ribosomal protein L10 — its product is MSKRVKGMIIDEIQGRIDGHSDMLVVDVSRLDAITTNKWRLALQGKDIEALSVKNSLARVALERKGITGLGEVLNGSSTLIWGGEDIVALSKEIAKWGKELKELDILGGTVEGETLDTAGVEALSKSPSREEILSTISGLLLSPGAQISAALLGPGSALGSQIKSKSEEEE
- the rplA gene encoding 50S ribosomal protein L1, producing MAAKSKRMKYLAEQVDKAGSLNLSGAVDCLKGLEESLPNTIKPCRYDQTVQMAVRLGVDPRQADQIVRGSIVLPHGIGKTQTVLVFAQGDNAAAAEEAGADFVGAKDLADKVKDGWTGFDVAIATPDMMGLVGPLGRVLGPRGLMPSPRAGTVTTDVATTVKDYKAGKVEFRCDNAGNVHCVIGKISFSNDQLRDNASALLEFINQLRPTAAKGVYVRNVALSASKSPGIQVSV
- the rplK gene encoding 50S ribosomal protein L11 gives rise to the protein MAKQVVTEIKVQVPGGQATPAPPVGTALGPHGVNIGQFVQQFNDQTRELNGMICPTVITVFNDRSFTFVIKSPPAAVLLKQAAKIAKGSGSPKDTKVGTVTKEQVLEIAKTKYEDLNAGSLEQASKIIEGTARSMGLEVAK
- the nusG gene encoding transcription termination/antitermination protein NusG, whose protein sequence is MIITLCVGRTGDLSQAQGLVMDEQNTSDEATSSGQEKMLWYVLKVQSNREKSIREALLKRIKREDLQEFFGEIVVPTEKVAETKNGKKKITERKLYPGYIMVNMTLTDDTWYLIRDTNGVGDFTGAAGKPMPMQQEEIDRMMGREEDKELEPAKLEIGFTPSETVKVNEGSFQNFEGVIDSIDEASGKITVLIEIFGRSTSVELEYWQLEKV
- the secE gene encoding preprotein translocase subunit SecE, giving the protein MSSLVGFGQYKRNQGRWTRLITSWSVVLILFAGAWVASKQLTPNDWTESMQAALAFGLLVPIAWFGFRLTQYPRFADFLIAVEAEMAKVSWPGREELKRSTVVVIVTMVLLAAFLLVCDLFWQWVLTALGVR
- the rpmG gene encoding 50S ribosomal protein L33 — its product is MAREYVWLECTESGMRNYRVSKETRGTERLELMKYCPRLRKHTLHKESRKK
- the tuf gene encoding elongation factor Tu — its product is MAKEVFERTKPHVNVGTIGHIDHGKTTLTAALLSVQAAKGLANFKSYADIAKGGTVRDETKTVTIAVSHVEYESPTRHYAHIDCPGHADYVKNMITGAAQMDGAILVVSAADGPMPQTREHILLARQVNVPQLVVFLNKCDLVDDEELLELVEMEVRDLLNKYDFPGDDITIVRGNAKGALDNPDKDEFSNCITELVAALDSDIPEPAREADKPFLMAVEDVFSIAGRGTVVTGRIEQGVCTVGDKIHIIGLKDTAETTCTGVEMFNKTLNQGMAGDNVGVLLRGTKKEDVERGQVLAKPGSITPHTKFEGEVYVLSKDEGGRHTPFFSGYRPQFYFRTTDVTGSTNLLDNVEMCMPGDNVKVEVELGKPVALVQGSRFAIREGGRTVGSGVVTKIVE
- a CDS encoding flagellin N-terminal helical domain-containing protein, which codes for MTRINTNVASLRGLRSLNKANDLLGTSLTRLSTGLQINSGKDNPAGLIAGETLRAQITTIEQSIKNSNRANNVLSTADSAIGEISGLLNQVRGLVQEGLNDGALSDEEISANQLQIDAALSAINRISANTTFAGSKLIDGSKGFTTQLSTADAAELSDFQINEAVFGSSPTIEVVAQVNQTAEKAELNFNGGALTSKTTFEVSGSRGSQVLFFDSASSTANIADAVNAATGVTGVTATATNGSVGTLTVNTQIATVAGTVDLVSTGANNDLTFTDARATGTQGDFTNKISVTFSDPSANSQSLSLSISGNDITVNLATNGNGTITSTADDVSALISGNATANALVSVADTAGNDGTGLVEAIASTQVGDGVDQQDAGLVFTDARGSASGQALFTNAISVQLADPSGNNQALSATVTTEANGQETIVINLATNGDGTITSTADDVEAFINGNETVNALISAVDNGNGTDTLAAAAAGTVSDGVNSSLTFTSSEYGSNEFVDINVLDGTFSTTLNDDTTVATRDSGVDIGVTINGQTAQTNGLKASVKTANLDVSLTLAEGSNSTATSSTITITGGGSLFQIGQEVSSQGQIGIGIDAINTARLGGSSGKLYELGSGAGKSLLDVGPSVPGSTLVDIVDEAISRVNTLRGRIGALQKNVIETNISTLSVALENITEARSSIVDADFAIETANLTRAQILSQAGTSVLSIANQTPSQVLALLG